The Buteo buteo chromosome Z, bButBut1.hap1.1, whole genome shotgun sequence region AACAATGTATCTGTCAACCTCACTTGCTTATGCCCTCAGATCAAACATTAAATGTCTAAATTTTGCAGTACTGCAAATGTAACTATTAATTACCAAGCCAGGTGAGCTGATTTGGTTAGATCAGTTCTGGAGGCATAGAGGTGTACCTTGGAAGTTAATCTgctattttttcagtgaaatgattCTGTTGCTTGTGATTAAAGTAACAAACATAAGCCTTTCCTTATTTAGGCAATCTGAATACATATTGCAAAGATAGGGCTTGTTTCAGTTGCTTGtctttctgctgattttttttaattttaaaaattaatctattttttgGTAGTTGAAAATTAAGTTCAAGTGTTCTGTAGCCTTTTTTGTGACTACTAAATTCTACATTTTGAAGGATCATTCTCTTCATAGTCTCCATTACTTATGTGAGTTTCTGCAAATAGAGACAAACATCAATTCACCAGCAAAAAGTGGCAGCAGAAATCTTCAGATAAATTCTaatatctgatttttaaatacagaaaaatgtactACCTGAAATGTCAAGAAGTAAAATACATGACAGGgattaaataaaagataaattgAGTCTAATGTATCTTCTTTATTTGATTTACTATAGAACTTTGTATTGCTTTGCATggtaaggttttggtagcaggggggctacaggggtggcctctgtgagaagctgctagaagcttcccctatgtccgacagagccaatgccagccggctccaagatggacctgccgctgACCATGGCAGAGacaatcagtgatagtggtagtgcctctgtgataacatatttaagaagggaaaaaaggtcctgcacaacagaaactgcagctggagagaggagtgagaacatgtgagagaaccctgcagacccccaggtcagtgaagaaggagggggaggagatgctccaggtgccggagcagagattcccccgcagcccgtggtgaagaccacggtgaggcaggctgtccccctgcagcccatggaggtccacggtggagcagatctccacctgcagcctgtagaggaccccacaccggagcaggtggatgcctgaaggaggttGTGACCCCACaggaagcccgcactggagcaggctcctggcaggacctgcggccctgtggagagaggagcccacactggagcaggttttctggcaggacttgtgagcCCACagaggacccacactggagcactctgtgcctgaaggactgcagcccgtggaagggacccatgctggagcagttagtgaagaactgcagcccatgggaaggacccacgttggaaaagttcatggaggactgtctcctgtgggagggacttcaggctggagcaggggaagagtgtgaggaatcctgcctctgaggaggatgaagcggcagagacgCTGTGcgatgaactgaccccaacccccattccccgtccccctgagccgcagaggcagagaaaactgggagtggagttgtgcctgggaagaagggaggagttgggggaaggtgttttaagatttggttttatgtCTCATTACCccctactctgattttgattggtaataaattaattttccccaagttgagtctgttttgcctgtgacggtaattggttgggggatctctccctgtccttatctcgacccatgagccttttgttatattttctctcccctgtccaactgaggaggggagtgatagagtggcttttgTGGGCACCTGCCATCCAGCCAGGGCTAACCCACCACAAATGCTTGAATCTTACAGTACTGTGTGGTAATCACAACGTTGCAGTCTCCTTTTTAGGAACAAGAGATGGCAGAGATCACCTGACCCCAGCAGTTGGCAGAAAATGTCAGACACCTACTTACAGAACCAAACATCTTCATTTGCAAAGGGCATGTTCAGTTCTTTCACAGGCAAATAGTAAGCTATGcctattttggttttctctgaTGGAAAAATGTTACATTCCATGTTCTCCATGACAGTCATAGATTGAAGTCTGACAGTGTTTCATCTTTGTGAGTTCTCATTGAAAGGTAATGATTGCTTCCAGACCATGCCAGAGCATCACGAGTATCATGTATTTCGCCTTCATCATCTGAGTGGGCAACTTAATGTGTGGCTGTTCTGACCTGACTGCCCACCTCCCAAGACACTGTATTTCCCTTACTAACTTTTCTCTCGTTGCTTAGTCTTTCTTGCTGACCTGAATCATGAATGTAACAGTCTTGCTTTTAAGAGCCACAATATGCATATACTGTGGCAAAGGTGCCTGTTGTTTTCTCATAGTGGCACACAGCTGCTGAAATCCAGAATTTAAGCTGTGAATTGAGACCCTTCTTCCCTGACATTACCAAGAAAGTCCAGAAGATGGCAGGAAAGCATTTTGAGGCAGCCACTGTGCCATTTActtttacttccctcagttaTTTCTGTTTGCAATGTATCATCACTCAGTTCCTGTTCTTGAAAAGATGTGCAAGGCCCACAATACAATTAAAGTGAATATGAAGTAAATCAAGAGGCCATTTATAAACATTTGCAAGGCTCTGAGACAGGAAATTAGTTCTGCTTGTTTCATTGTTTTGGTGGGGCTGCCTCTCAAAATCCCAAACCCTTGGCTAAAGTTTAGGTCCAGATACAGAACTCTAAGCCTTGACAGTGGTTTGAGGTTTGATTTCTCTGTTCACCCCAAAACCAATTCTCAAACACTAGCTCCATAcgattattttttaaactagttTCCTCAGAAAGTAAGATACATGCTGTCAtgttctgtccttttttccccaattacTTTTGACTTCATTGGCAGATTTTAACTAAAACTGCAGGGTAAGGAGCAGCATCCAAAGATAAGTTTTATTAAAGTAGGTACCCAAACAGAGAAGGGAGAACAGCAGCCAAGGAGATACCATTACCCTTATCTTAATAGACCTTAACTTAATGATTTGTAAAGAATGATTTGGGGACCTTTGTTAATTTTTGAAGCTCAATTGCTGAGCGATTGTTTTCTTCACtagatttgtttattttacagacAACCTATGGTAGAATGTGGCACCAAAAGAGATTATGTCCCCACCCCGTGAGCACTCTAGTCGTAAATGCTCATGATTTGCAATATATCCCTTCTGTCTGGCTTGTTAGGTTTGCAGTAAATGCTGCAGACTGCTTCACACCAGTAAGCGGGCTGCACCTTTCAAGATGCATTTGCTTATGATGCTACAAAGCACAACTCGTGTCTCCTTGTCGCCAGGGCCAAATACTAGTCAAAAGTGCAGACAGAAATGTAACAGGTTTCATCTCTGGGCTATTGATCCACTCCTTTTATGATCATCTGAGGCACTAACAGTCTTCAGCATCACTAGAGGCAGGCGCATGATAATTTTGGAAAGGTGATCTGATAGTGCTGGGATTGCTCCCGGATGTAGAATTGTCAAGGAGATGTGTTTCAACTGCTGCTTCTAGATCatttttaaatctccttttGGTATCATCTTGCCTTTTTTGATTGTTTAATAAAACACGGGAGGGGCCTGCAACATTATTTAGATGTAGGGAGGTGTGCGTGTGTTTACATATGTAAGTATGCACCCACGGGACaagagttttcttttccagcgcctgcagctctgcctttttTGGTGCAAACACACCATGCCGTTATACCACCTACGGTTAACCAGCTCTCCCTGTGCcgccagctgctgcagaacaggGAGTCCCAGCCCCACTCGAGCCCGATCTCATCAACCAGCAGCCCTACACGTTTGCATGAAAGAGCTTCCCGCTCTGCGTTCCCCCTCTGTCCCCCGGCCCACCCTCCCCCGTTTCGCGGGGATCCTGCCCCAGGGAGGGTGCCAAGATGGCGCCCCAGGCGCCCCGTCAGCCTGAGGAAGCCCCCTCGGGTCAGTCAGTGCCGAGAGCGGGCTGACTTgggctttgttttactttgtttacCTGTATAGGCTCTTTCCGCTACCTGTGTCAAccgtaattttaaaaattaactttttaaaaatgaatttaagaaaaagtaagtGCCGAAAAATCTGGCTTGCCATCACGCCTCCGTGGTGCTCAGCGCGCATCCACGTGACAGTAAGTTGGCATCGGCTCCCTAAAAACGCACGTCACTCGCGCTCCTCAGCGATGTCCGAGCTCACGGGTGGGCGACAGCCCGCCACCGCACGCGCCCCCCGCCCCTCACGGCCGACAGCGCGGGCCCGGCGGGCGCTGGCCGCCCCGCGCGCCGCTCGCCGCCCACCGGCCAATGGCAGCTCCGTACGCAAATACGGCCGCGCGTCCGGAGAGGGAATCGGCCGGGGCGGTTGCGCGGGCGCGGCTGGAGAGAGGGCGGTGCCGAGCGGGCGCCGTGAGGGAGCGGGCGCCGTGAGGGAGCGGGCGCCGCTCGCCCGCCGCCATGCTGCGGGCCCTGCGGCGGCGGTGGGACGCCTACAAGTACCGCTTCGTGCCCTGGCTGGCCCTCAACCTCCGCCGCAAGCGCAGGTGAGGCGGAGGGGCAGATCCCGGGCGCCAGCGGGCAGCGGCGAGGCCgctcgggggtggggggaggcccgccccgccgccctctGTGCCCTCCGGCGGGGtgaggcggcggccggcggcgccTCCTGGCGCAGGGTTTTTcgggctggaggagctgccgGAGCTGGGCGAGAGCCCCCTCCCCTCGGGGgggcgcggagccgccgccgagGCCCTGCTCCCCCTTCTCGGGAGTGACGGGGGTCGCGGCGGGAGCTGACGCGGGTGTTTCCCTGGGAGGCGGCTGCTTTGCGGGAGGGGTTCAGCCTTGTGTGCCGCTTCGCTGGTGCGAAACTTTAGTACCTGCCTGCTTTAAAATGGTATTCAGCGTTACAACTGGATgggtgggtttttcttttttttggcaagaCGTGTTTCCCCTCCTTTTAAAGGTAAAAGCAGTGCTTGAATTTAAGTGAGTACGGCGTTGTTAGAAGTAGCATAAATTAAAATCTCCCTAGTCAGCATAACGTTTGTCCTTGCCTCATTTAAAGTGTAATGcactatgcatttttttttttttcataaactttgGTAATCGCATATATTTGATTTTTGGTATGTTTGTCACTGAGAGTTCAGTGGTGTTTAACCTACCTGCCTTGCTGTAAATACACAGATGATGGATAGGTATGAAAGAATATTCTTCagagtttgggtttgtttgaaACAACAGTGCCTGTAAGTTGCTGCTGTAAAATGggtcttctgtattttatttaggaaaaatgtaattttaaaataagggtttttttctttacaggacTCTCCGATATGTTCCCGAAAGCTCCCAAGACAAAATTATCTCTGATGAAGATGTCTTTGAAACGCTACTGAAAGTATTTAAAGCTCTGTTCATAAATGACTTCACTAGACACGCACATATTTTGGCCTTACTTCCAGAAATCAAATGTAAATATCTGGAATTACTGACTGTTGAGCAGAAGCGATCAAAAGTAAATTCATGTAACCATCAGAGTCAACATGTGTTTAGTCCAGAGGAAGTTCTCTTGAATACTCTAGGGTTTGCTATTAGTCGAGACCGAAGTTCCCTGGTGTCTGCTGGAACTGGAGTCTTTGTTACCAAAGGTTTTGTACCAAAAGGGACAGTTGTATCTATGTATCCTGGTAATGGAATGTTCTTTTATCTGATTAAGTTAGATGGGATTTCTAACCATCTAATTATAGAATACTGAAGTTCTacactaatttttattttacgggttttatttctgtcattccTTAACAAAATTGCAAGTTACGGTGAATGAGAATATATCTGTATAACCTGACTAGAGTTCTTTTTGGAAATAAGCAAAGCAATATTGGGTGGTGGTGTGGTGTGGTGTAATTTCGTTTATAAAAAAAACTTTCAGTACtcaaaatctaattttttcagctgctggaaaAGTTGTTCCAGATTCTTTAAACACAAATGTATGGGAACAATTTCAAGTAGATGAACaatacagtttaattcttcGGGGTTTCTGTTTTGGATAAGGATCTGAAAAAGGAGGTTTTGAGATTTCCACACAGATCAGCATACAAGACTATGAACTTtttcaaagcacaaaaatacaaattggaGAATGAAAGTAAAACCTTTTAGTGGAACTCTTTTCCATAGAATCATGCTTGGAAAATCAGCACTTCTCTGCTCCTCATTTCTTGGAACTGTATTTGCttacatttcttaaaaagatTTGTAATTCTGTCAGTATGGCCAACCTAggacagctctgctgaagtgctttggatttgtttctgtttcGTCTGTCAACAGAATCATTCCCTGCATGCAGTCTCTAGCTTCTGCCAGCACTGCAGGATCAGGACCAGTCCAAGCATTGGGCAGCAGAGCGTGTTTTGCCATGCCAAAGCAGGAGTGCCTGGCGATTGCCATTGACTGGTAGACTGACTAACAGTCAAATGACAATCACAGGGAATGAGCCTGTGACCTTGCCGCTCGCTTCAAATTTCAGGCACATGCTAAATGTGAGTGTAGGCTCATCGAGAGTCTCATCTAGCAGCTCATCTGGCAAAACAAGAGGATAAGCTGttgaaatgctttcctttttcagggGTATGAAGGAAactgcagggctgctggctggggaagggaccCTGTGGAGAGAGCAGGTCAGTGCTCTCCTGCCTGTTTGGCAGTGAGTGCAGACTGCTGTCGGGGCCTTTGCCTCGCTTCTTGTGAGATTGTAGTGAAGGATTTCTGCAGAGAGTTGCTGAAGGTGTAGTCGATGTGAGGGACATAGGACTGCAATGTCACGAAAAGTTGCAAGCCAGTCTGCTGTCACTTTTCTGTGCTTGGAACCCAGGGCAGGTTAAATCCTGTCCACGGATTTGTGACATGGTCTGCTGAAATGATTTGTCTGTTCTTGGTTTGGCATTCTCCCCTCTCTTGTACCAAACAAAATCTCCAATCAGGGTGGTGGAGGAGGGTGTTTCAGGTTCTTTGCTGTCTGTGTATGTTTTTCAGAGTCCTGACAGAGTAGTAACAAAATAGCTTAGTACCTTCAGGTGTGCTTTCCTGAACAAATGTCACTTGACATTTTCCGCTCTGAAGCAGGCCAGTTGGCTGGTTTTTTACCTACCTCTCACATGGATGCTGGACATAGGCCTTCTCCTCAATGATTTCCTTCAATGGCTTCTCTCTCTGGAATATCTCAGCtcatgtagattttttttttttttgcatcccaCAAAGATATGTCTAAAAGCTTGTAGGTTTACAAGTGTTAATGTCATTAACTGAGAGAGGAGTTCTCTCCT contains the following coding sequences:
- the SETD9 gene encoding SET domain-containing protein 9 isoform X3 is translated as MLRALRRRWDAYKYRFVPWLALNLRRKRRTLRYVPESSQDKIISDEDVFETLLKVFKALFINDFTRHAHILALLPEIKCKYLELLTVEQKRSKVNSCNHQSQHVFSPEEVLLNTLGFAISRDRSSLVSAGTGVFVTKGFVPKGTVVSMYPGTVYRKHEPIFFQSLGNPFIFRCIDGVLIDGNDKGLSRSVYRSCSRRDQLGPFQMSDESWLTAALQNPLAVGQYVNNCSHATRGV
- the SETD9 gene encoding SET domain-containing protein 9 isoform X1; translation: MLRALRRRWDAYKYRFVPWLALNLRRKRRTLRYVPESSQDKIISDEDVFETLLKVFKALFINDFTRHAHILALLPEIKCKYLELLTVEQKRSKVNSCNHQSQHVFSPEEVLLNTLGFAISRDRSSLVSAGTGVFVTKGFVPKGTVVSMYPGTVYRKHEPIFFQSLGNPFIFRCIDGVLIDGNDKGLSRSVYRSCSRRDQLGPFQMSDESWLTAALQNPLAVGQYVNNCSHEKAANVCYQEFDVPGYFPVELKQYLPNIVYSHDIESHPRCVVLVALRDIKQGEELFSNYYTVVG